The segment CCTCAATATTCGAGGGAGAACAATAATATCTATTTTATACAGATTTTCTACAGGGCCATCGAAATATTGATTATTATTGTTTTTGAGGAGTTACAGCATATATAGCAATGTTTTCCCGTGATAAATGACGGATTAACTCTGGTATTTGTTGCATTGCGATTCTTACCTCAAATCCATGTTCTAAATCTTCAATGCCATCTATAAAAGTTGTATTTTCTATAATTTCTCTTGTGCTTTGTTTATCTGCTACCTCAAAGTAAACAGTTATTTTATCATCGCTATAATCAAATGGGGTTCCTTTAACAGGTTCTAATTTCATAAACATATCACCTCCTTTTTTGTATTATGTACTTTACTTATAGCGGCTCTGTAGAAATCCTCAATATTTGAATGAAATCGAACTATGTAATAATTTAGAACATATTGAAAAAATATTTATATATTGTTATGATATATACTTATTGATAGTGCTTTTGGCAGGTTTTCTACAGAGCCGATCAAAATACTAAATTAAAAAATGGATAAAGGAAGAGAATGGATTAGATAATATCCATCTCACTCAGCCTGTTCGGAAGATAAGTATCCGTCACGAAATCAAGACCTTTTCCTGCAAAGGCTTGTTGTTCGGCCTTTTTCTTAATACTAAGTTGCAGGCTTATCTGTTCTTTCCAGTAGTCATTCGCAAACCTCGGATCTGTCAGCTCACTTCTCAATGCATCAATATCCTTGTCTGTCAGCTTGTCAGTGGAAAGTTCGTATTCCACGATATCGGATGGCTGTACACCAATGAACTTGGCTGCAGGTGTTGCCATGAATTCCGAAAGGTGAGCACTCTTGATAGCACCGTATGCAACCGATGCGAAGATCCTGTAGGACCATGGATCACCATCAGTAAAGACGACCACAGGGATGCCCAGCTCTTCGTTCATCCTTTTGATAAGACGACGTGTTGACCTTGCAGGCTGTCCTTTAAGGTGCACAAGGATAGCATTGTACTTCTCATCAAAGCCGTTCTCGATGAGCCTCGCATACATACCACCAGTCTCGATGGCGATTATGAACTTTGCATCATGGTCAAGGAACTCGATGTTCTCAACGTTGAATGGGATCTGGTAGCCGCTCTCACCGATATCTTCCTGGCAATGTATAACACGTGCACCACGTTTTGTTTCCTCGCGTATCCTGATAGGACCGAACATGGTAGCACCATCCTCCTCAGGACGCATGTGGAAATATTCCCTCTGGAGCGCAGTGATGATCTCAAGGTCTTCGATCAGCCTGTTACTCTCGGCCTGCTCGCGGAACTTGGCAATATCCCAGTTCTCTGAGATGTAATACAATTCCCTTAAGGTCGAACCACGGTCCTGTGCCAGGTGGTTCTTTACAAGGAAATCGATCGAGTGCACGGTTTTGAGAAGCTGGAAAGCACCCTTGACAGTCTTAGCGGTCCTCTGAGTCTCGCGATTACCATAGACCCAGACATCGCTTTCCTCACTGTACTCGATGTTGTTCTTGGTACGGCTTGAGATGCTGACATTCGGGACGACCTCGTCCACGAACTGATCATACAGGTTCTCGGTCAAACCAAGAAGGCGGTTCTTTGCCAGCAGATCATGCTGTTTTTTCTGTTGTGAATATTTTGACTCTACATCATCTGCCATTTCAGATCACCCCTTTGATAGCCTTTGCACCGGTGACAAGTTCTTCCTCGAGACCCTCCACTATCAATTGCGGAAGCCTTGAAACTTCAGCTTCAGTAATGGTTTCCAGATCGTAGGTCACTGCCTTGGAGGCCTCAGGAGAAAGCTTCAGGGTCCACACATAATCAAAATCACTGCCCATTGAGATGATCTTTGGTTCAGGGACTACACCTTTGATCTCGTAAGGGAGCATATCATGAAGTTTAAACTCAGCAAGCTTGCTACCATAGTTCTTCACTGTTACGGACACATTCGCACTGCCATCACCATTCAGGTTAACCTTCCGCATTACAAGGAGATTACCCATTACCTTTGCAACCACAGGATTAATGTCAGGGACCTCACGATCAAGGGTATCGGCAAGTTTCTGTGCCATCTTTGGCAGCACTTTGGTGATTATGACCTCTTTTTCCCGCCTTTTCTTCAATGTACCCTGACGGTTCAGGTAACGGTTCAGCTTCCTTGAGACTTCTTTGATAGCAAGTTCCACCTCATCCCTTATCTCAGGGATCTCAGCAATGGCATCCTTGGACTCGGAAGTAAAGGGAACATTGGTGGATGCGACGTGAACAAGAAGCACCACAGGTCCGGTAGGCATACCCCCACCGGGCTGGTTCAGTCCATACTGTTTCCACTTGATACCCTCCACTGCATGGGTCGTTACGCAACCACCCTGCTGGTAGAGAAGCGGAACACGGTTAGCGAACCTCATTATATCGATACGGTCATCCTTCTGGAGATCTCCTCCATATGCAATACCCACTTCCACAACGAACGGGTTTCCTGAAAACACGGAAGCTGATCGTGTGGTTGTTGCGATAAAGTCAACACTGAACTCCTTCTCAAGACCTTTGTAGATCAGATCCTCACCTATCGGGGACAGGCAATCGGTCGGTGGTGACATGATCTTGACTTTCTTGAATGCATCCAGCAGTTTCTTAGACATATCCCTTGAGATTTCCGAAGGAGGAAGCTCGGGATCAAGTCCGGCTGCTTTGCAGATCTCTTCAGCAGTGAGCAAACCGATCTTGGAAAAAGAATATCGCAAAAATGGCGCAAGCTTCTGGCGCTCGGTATAGCGAAGCATCTTCATAAGCGTACCAAGTTCGATACCATGAGGATGTGGCAGGATCTCCTTTGCAGGTACAGGAAGCTTGTCTGTAGCCCTTTCGAACATAACCTCATTGCCATCAGGCTCTATCAATGTGAGCCTTGCATGAGGATTTACGATAGCTGTAGCCTTCAGGTACTCATAGATAGACTGTCTGCGCCCTTTAACATAAGATGCTTCCATTTCCAGTTCCACACGAGTACCATGAGGACGGTCCCAGTCAATGACCTCATCACGAAGGATCTCTGGGTCATTGGTACTGGTATTTATCATGAGCTCATAGTGGTGAGCGGGGGAACCACTACCTATCTTGGAGATGATCTTGGTAGGATGCCCTGCTGTCAATTGTGCATAAAGGACAGAGGCGGATATTCCGATACCCTGTTGCCCACGGCTCTGTTTCAGTGCATGGAATCGTGATCCATACAGCAGTTTTGCAAATACCTTTGGGATCTGCTCTTTAACGATACCCGGACCATTGTCCTCTATTATAATGGAAACGTTATCCTTTCCCACCCGTTCGATATGAAGCAGGATATCCGGGAGGATCTCCGCTTCCTCACATGCATCAAGGGAGTTATCCACTGCTTCTTTTACGGTCGTGATCAGACTGCGGGGAGCCGAATCAAAACCAAGGATCTGCCTGTTCTTCTCAAAAAATTCCGCAACACTTATCGCTTGTTGCTTCTTTGCAAGTTCTTCTGCAATTGGGGCTGCCATAAAATATTCATCCTGCTCTGTAAAAACTGATAGGAATAACAACTGTACGATTCCTGATAATATCAGGACCTATTGACTGTGATCAGTAAAAAAAGGAATACAAGATATTTATTAGTTTGCAGCCATCACGACTTTTGGTGTGAGTACTACAAAAGTATATCTAGAAAATTTATCACCAAAAATAAAAAGCAGATCGATAATGACTGCACCAATAACCTCATTTTATAATATTATAATATGATAAGATCATTCACCAATATCTTCATTCCAGAGTTCTGGATTCTTATTAATAAAATCGTCCATCATAGCCACACATTCATCCATGTCAAGGTCGACCACTTCAACCCCATGAGATTCCATAAATTCCTTTGCACCCGGGAAGGTCCTGGACTCGCCAACGATGACCTTTTTTATCCCAAATTGTACGACAGCACCAGCACAAAGATAGCATGGCATCAAAGTGGAATAAAGAGTTGAATCCCGATAATGCCCGATCCTGCCTGCATTCCTCAGGCATGAAATTTCAGCATGTGCCATTGGATCATCCTGTTGAACACGTAAGTTGTGACCCTGACCAATAATACTACCATCCCTGACAAGAACTGAACCAATAGGAATTCCGCCATCATTAAGTCCCGATCTTGCTTCATCTATTGCTACTTGCATAAATTTATCCATAACATCACATCCCGATACTTCAAAGAAAAATAGGTTAATGCTAGAAATAACTTATCAATTGAATTTAATCAGGGACTTCCAATTTGTAAACCCGGTCATTCTCACGTACCTTATCCTCAATCGCAAGACCTACTACATCCCCTGATTCAGCCCTCCCAACAGGACCATCATCATTCCTTATCTCTTTGACCTTCTGCTCAAGATAGGTATTCTTGCCTTCAATGATAATATCATCACCTACCTCAAGACCGGTCTCCAGAAGCTTTACTTCTGCAGCACCCTGTTTCCTGTAGTAGTTGGTCACAACTCCTACAGCCTGTCTTTTAATAACAGAGATGTTCATATCCCGCTCTATAGCCATCCCGTCAGGACCGGGAATACCGAAGTAGAACCCTGTGGAAAAGCCCCGGTTGAACACCGATGCCATCTCTTCCTTCCAGCCAGCGGCTTTCTCCCGACTATACATTCCATCCATGTACGCATCAAGTGCTTCACGATAGCAGCGGGAAACCGTTGAAGTATATCTTGTATCCCTTAACCGACCTTCAACCTTGAAAGCATCAACTCCTGCATCGATGAGTTCAGGAATATGTTCTATCATGCAGAGGTCCCTTGCACTAAGCAAGTACTTACCATCAATATCAACTTCACTTCCATCCTCACCGACCAGTTTCCAGCCCCAGCGACACGGCTGAGAGCATTCTCCGCAATTGCCGGACTTACCAAGAACATAGGCTGAAAGATAGCACCTGCCGGATATTGCCTGACACATGGCACCATGTACGAAAACCTCCAGTTCAGTATCGGTATTCTGTCGGATATCCTTTATCTGCTCAAGGCTCAGCTCCCTTGCAAGCACCACACGGGAAGCCCCAAGGGATGCATAGAAATTGACGGTCTGCCAGTTGGAAACATTCGCCTGTGTGGAAATATGAACCCGCAGACCCACATCCACAGCTTTTGTAATCACTGCGGGGTCCCAGGCAATGACAGCATCAACATCAGATGATGCCACCACATCGATCACTTCATCAAGCTCAGGAAGATCATCGGGATAGATCACAGTGTTCAGTGCAAGGTAAGCATTCATGTCCTGCTCTTTAACATCAGAAACGAATGAGTTCAGGTCATCAAGAGTAATATCACAGGCCCTTGCCCTGAGGCTAAACCTGTCAACGGAAAAATAAACGCCATCGGCATGATCCTGACATGCAGAAAGGGCTGCGCGGTTCTTTACACCCATCATAAGTTCCGGGATCTTGCCGGATTTTGCAGGCTGGTCCATGGCTTAGCATCGTAAGTGATGATTTAAATCAGTTATCGTAAGGAAAATTAGATCGATGAAGCAAAAAAGGAAGGTGGATCAGTCCACCGGTGCGTATATCTCGGTAAGGATCTCCTCAGGCGATACCTCTACAGGATCGTTCAGGTAAATTTCTCTTGTTGGTCCTGTGATGGTCAGTCCCTTTTCCTCGATCCAGGCAAAGAACTGCCTGTAGGTTTCTGTGCTATCTTCATAAGGACCCTTGTGGATCGTCTTTGCCATCTTCCCGCCGGGAAGTTCATAGAACTTGATCGTGTCAGTCTCTTCAGCCTTTTTTGCTACTGGTATCGCAACCTCTACATCAGCATTCCCTTCACGCTCGGCCTTCATAGCCGCCTCTTCGCCGGCTTCATGACAGATGAAAGTCGGACCTCCTGTGATCTCAATACCCTTATCAAAGGTGTACTGGAAAAGTTCAGGAAGCATTACTGCGATCAGCTCATACTTTCCGGTCTTTCGCATACCTACGACCAGCTGTGGCCCTACTTCAACGATATGTATGTCAGACATTTTAATAACCCCACAAAGTAATTGTGTTGAAATTATTTATAGACAATCACAGGGCTTTATCAAGCCATCCAGATCAGGATTCAATGAACGGAAGGGAAACCCGGATAATGATCACTGATACCAGACCCCAAGCAAAGGGAAGCCAGAGAGGAATGTTCAGGAACATAGGAGCTGAGTAGGTCCAGACACCAAGATGGGTACCTATGAACTCGGCGGTGCAGCCAAGGATGATACCTGAGACATAGATTATGTTGTCACCTTTTGCAGACCACTGGTACTGTCTTGCACCATAAACAAGAATCATAAGGAAGGTCAGTAGAATATTGTTCTGCCAGAACATCACTGCGAGCACCAATGCAATTGCAAAAATTGCCAATTCTCTCACTATATCTTTACTTAGGACGCTGTTCATGGTCTACCTTAAAGTCCACCTACATATAAGTAATATACGAAAATGCGATCAAAGAACAGGATGAATATTCTTACTAAGTCCACAAGATATTTTAAAGGTAGAAAAGGATTTATGCTTGATAAAAGTAATATATAAATATTGAAATACTGCCAATCAGGATTTCAAATTTCAAAACGTGTATCCAGATATGTTCGTAATGGTGGGGAACATGACTTATATTGAGGATATCGAAATTAGTGACAGTCCTAAGATCCATGCAGAAATTTACCTGCAGAATGTCGAAATTACTGAAAGATACAGAACACAACTTTTTCAGTGGGTGGAAACCTATCTCGATGAGAATACACTGGAAAATATTATTGCATACAAGAAGTCCACAGACTGGGATCACCCTTTTGAATCGATCAGGTCAGAAGCTGAAAAGGACCTGGAACTGACCACACTCTATGCTTCCAGAGGAGAACAGTACAACATCGACCTGATGGTCTTTGAAGGGAATCTTTTAGTGCTTTTTTATGAAGTGCTCTCAAAGGCAAAAGAGCATCTTAATAAGAAGATAGTAGCGCATTAAAAATGATAAAAGGGTTTATGGTCAGGCGATCTAATTCAGACCTTGACCCTCTGACTGCTGGAACTCCTCTTGTAGTTCCCAAACTCTGAATCCAGCAATAGGGAACCGTTCAGCACAGGACCGTCCTTACATACCCTCAGACCTTCATGGTCCATACAGCAGGCACCACACACACCAATTGCACATTTGAAGTACCTGTGGAGACTGAACTCTGCACGGTCATGTACACCCTTTTCCTCCAGCATCTTGAGGACATTGAACATCATGATCTCAGGTCCGCACACACATATGCGATCGTACTCGGAAACATCCATGTCGGCCAGAACAGTTGTGACAAAGCCGCATGTTCCGGCAGAACCATCGTCTGTTGTCAGGTGTACATCTCCCGCTTCAGAAAACCTCTGTTCAAAAACAAGCTCGGATGCAGTCCTTGCACCGAGTATCGTTGTGACCTTTGCGCCCACCGAAATAGCTTCATCGGCAAGCGGACCAAGCGGTGCAACCCCCACACCGCCGGCGATTATCAAAATATTCTCATCCTTTGCAGGTAATGTGAAGCCCTTTCCGAAAGGACCACGAAGACCGACGGAATCGCCTTCCTTCATCTCAAAGAGACGTGATGTAGCATCGCCTACTTTCTGTACAGTTATCCCGTTCTTGAAGGAGCATCCCATAGGGACCTCATCCACACCGCGTACCCACACCATCACGAACTGTCCTGGCTGGGCATCATCGAGAGATGTATCAAAACGGAATGTCCTGATCGAAGGAGTTTCCTCTATGATCTTTGTTATCTTTGAATTAATTGGACGCATTAGATCACCTCATGGGCAAGGCCTGTAATATCTTCAACACCGGCATAACCGTTGTTCTGCAGGAACTGCTCTATACCTGTCGCAATGTCTGCAAAAACCTCTACACCTTCATGGACAGCAGAACCGATCTGGACAGCACTTGCGCCTGCCATTATCATTTCCACTGCATCTTCCCATGTGGACACCCCGCCAACTCCTATGACAGGAATTTCAAGTGCTTCATAAAGATCATAGACACATTTGATAGCTACAGGCTTGACCGCAGAACCGGAAAGCCCTCCGAACCTGTTGCCGAGTATAGGATAGCCGGAATTGATGTCAATTGCCATTCCGCGCAAGGTATTGATCGCTACGACCGCAGCGGCACCGCCATTCTCAGCGGCTTTGCCTATTGATTTAATATCAGTAACGTTTGGCGTCAGCTTTACCCAGACAGGCACATCCACTACATCACATACAGCAGCAGTGATCGATTCCACCATACAGGAATCGGTCCCGATGGTTGCACCGTAACCTTCCGCATGGGGACAGCTGACATTAAGTTCAAAAGCATCAGGTTTTGAATCTGCCAGACCTTCTGCAACCCTTACAAATTCCTCGGCATTACCACCGAAGATGCTTGCTATCACAGGAACATCAGCACCTTCTTTTGCGATCTTGATCTCATTATCGAAATCAGCATAGGAAGGATTGGGCAGACCCATAGCATTCAAAAAGCCACATTCCAGCTTGACCATACTGGGATTTGGGTGTCCGGCCTTCGGTTCCGGTCCAATGGATTTTGTCACCACTGCACCTGCACCGGAATTAGCCATGCGTACAAGAGAAGCACCTGTAGTTCCCATTATACCTGATGCAAGTATTGTGGGATTCCTGAATTCAATGCCTGTGATCTTAACCATAATATTTCACATCCGATGCGGATCACTCGTCGTCACAGCCGGACAACTGACACACAGCATCACGGACAAGTTCCTTACCGCCCATTTCCACCAGCAATCTTCCAATACTGGCAGCATGTTCACGGTAGTTCTTCATAGGGATCATCTCGTCGATACGCACTTCATTTGTGCCATCGAGTGATAATACTTCCACAAGCACATGGATCTCATCGCCATCTTCGCTCACACGTGCGAACGAACCGATAGGAACAACACAACCGCCTTCGACATCAGTTATCACTATACGTTCAACTTCGGTCTCGATCCTTGAGATCTCATGGTTCAGAACAGAGCATGCATTTTCAGCTTCTCCACCGGTCCTTGTAACAACAACGATAGTACCCTGGTTTGCAGAAGGACAGAACATCTCAGGAGGAAGGCGATGGACATCCATTTCCCATCCCATACGCTGCAAGCCTGCCTCGGCAAGCAATATTCCGTCATACAAACCATCTTCAAGTTTCTTTATGCGTGTGTTAATGTTACCGCGAAGATCCTGTACATTGAGGTCAGGACGGAAACGCAGAAGCTGTGCACGCCTGCGCATTGAGCTCGTGCCGATCACTGCACCATCCGGAAGGTCATCCAGTGTCGAACCATCCATTGTAAGAAGTACATCATGAGGAGAATCGCGCTTCAGAACTGCTGCAAGAGCAAGCTCAGGAGGTCTTACTGTAGGAAGATCTTTCATTGAGTGGACTGCGATGTCCACTTCACCCTCGATCATCCTGTCGTCAAGTTCACGGACAAAGGCACCCACACCAGCAACCTCATGGAGCGGGCGATCTGTGAAGACATCTCCTGATGTCTTAATGATCTCTCTTTCCAGTTCATGCCCACGTTCTTCAAGCATTTTGGTCACAAGGTCTGCCTGGGCAATGGCAAGAGCACTTCCACGGGTTCCTAGTATCATAATTATTGCTCCTCTATTATTGGAATTATTTCAGGTTAGTTGCATATGCATCGAGGGTCTTCTCAATGTCTTCCTCTGTGTGTGCCATTGAAAGGAAGTTCGTCTCGAACTGGGATGGGGGCAGGAACACTCCGCTGTCCAGCATGTTATGGAAGAACTGCACGTAACCTTCCTTATCGCATTTGAGAACATCCTGGTAGTTCAGAGGCATGTCACCGAAGAACACCTTGAACATTGAACCAATGCCACCAACATTATAATCAAGTCCCTTGTCAGCAATGATATCTGAAAGGTTAGAACGCATCATATTTCCGGTTGCTTCAAGCTTTTCATGGACCTTTTCCTTTTCCAGTACATCAAGGGCTGCAATACCAGCTGCAACTGATGCAGGACTGCCACTGAAAGTACCTGCCTGGTAAACCGGACCTGAGGGGGATATCATATCAATTATCTCGCGCTTACCACCGAAAACACCGATAGGAAGTCCGCCACCTACGATCTTTCCAAGGGTTGTCATGTCAGGTGTGACACCAAAGTACTCCTGTGCACCACCCATTGCAAGCCTGAAACCGGTGATAACCTCATCGAAGATAAGGACAACATCGTTCTCTTCTGTGACCTTTCGGACCTCTTTCAGGTAATCGCCCTGCGGAAGTATGGGACCGATGTTACCAAGCACAGGTTCCATAATTACCGCAGCCATATCATCCTGGTTGGACTCGATGACCTCGGTCATTGCCTCAATATCATTGTAAGCGACCTGAAGAGTGTTCTTTGTAAAATCTGCAGGGATACCAAGGGAATCCGGCTCACCATGCGTGGTAGCTCCGGATCCTGCTTTTACAAGCACAGCATCGTGTGCACCGTGGAACCCACCCTCTATCTTGATAAACTTGTTCTTTCTCGTAAATCCACGGGCAGCCCTAAGGGCACTCATGGTAGCTTCAGTGCCCGTTGAGATGAATCTCAGCATATCGATGCTTGGGTAGAGGGATGCGATCTTCTCTGCAAGGGTCACCTCAAGCTGAGTTGGAGTTCCGTAAAGCCAGCCTTTATCGAGCTGATCGATGATTGCCTGCCTGATAACAGGATTTGCATGTCCCAGAATCTTAGGTCCGTATGCAAGACAGTAATCGATGTACTCATTACCATCAACATCAGTGATACGGGAACCGTTAGCTGACTCTGTGTAGAACGGGTAAGGCTTGATAGCACGTACCGGACTGCTCACACCACCTGGAAGAAGCGTTTTTGCCTTGTCGAAGAGATCCTTGGATTTGTCTAAAGTAACCATGATAACACCATTTGAAATTTGATCTGTAGATTATATTAAGATGAACTTGTTAAGATTAAATTATTAAGATGGATTGATCAGGGGTATTAAATTCCTGACCAATAGAACCATCAATTGAAACTGTTCTCTATTATTTCAACATCCTTGCAAGATCCTTTGCAAAATATGTCAGGATCATGTCAGCACCTGCACGCTTGATGGAAAGCAATGATTCATGCATAACTTGCTTCTCGTCCAGCCAGCCTTTTTCCGCTGCTGCCTTGAGCATTGAATACTCACCACTGACATTGTATGCAGCTGTAGGCATCTTGAACTCGTGCTTGATACGATAGATAATATCAAGATAAGGCAATGCCGGCTTGACCATCACCATGTCAGCACCTTCGAGTATGTCCAGTTCAACTTCGCGGATAGCCTCATCGGAATTTGCAGGGTCCATCTGATAGGCTGAACGATCCCCGAACTGGAATCCGGAATCTGCTGCATCCCTGAAAGGACCATAGAATGCTGAAGAATATTTGGCTGCATAGGACATTATAGGAGTGTTCTTGAAGTTATCATCATCCAGAGCCGTACGAATAGCACCGATCATACCGTCCATCATACCTGAAGGTGCTACAATGTCAGCACCTGCATTCGCATGACTTGCAGCGATCTTGCCCAGAATGTCAAGGGTCGGGTCATTGAGAACCTCTTCGGTCTCAAAGTCCACAACACCACAATGACCATGGCTTGTGTATTCACACATGCAGACATCAGTGATGACCACCATGTCCTTTCCAAGGTCTTCCTTGATAGCACGGACAGCCTGCTGGACAATGTCCTCATCGCCATAGGAACAGGTGCCAGTCTCATCCTTGTGCTCCGGGATACCGAAAAGTACCACTGCAGGAATTCCAAGATCTGCTGCATCCTTTGCATCATCAACAACCTTATCCAGAGGCAAACGCTGGACACCGGGCATAGATGACACATCCACAGTAGAATCAATGGTCTCATCCACGAACATAGGATATATCAAGTCGTTAGCGCTAAGTTCGGTCTCCCGAACCAGATCACGTATCTTACCACTTCTTAACCTTCGCATTCTAACATGTGGGAACATAGTATCAACTCTTAATTTTTAGCATCATTGCTCTTCTTAATCGGACTGATATCAAATAAACGGGATACAGAATCTAAAAACTCTTCATCATCGTATTCAGCGGCATTGCGTAATTTTTTGGTCGGCTCTGCCAGGATCTTGTTTGTAATAGCACGGGTAAGGTCCACAAGCACCTTGCGTTCAAAGTCACCAATCGTATGATAGGCACTCAGCCTGTTAATAGCGTGCTCCATCTCGGTTTCTCTCAAACCATAGGAATTGCTGTAAAGCTTCGAAATAATAACATCTGCTTTCTGACGCTTATATTGAGCCTGAAGAAGTTCGAACTCCTGTTCAACTATGACCTCTGCTTTCTTGGCCTCTACCATCCTCATCTGAAGATTTTTCTCATTTATGACACGCAGACCGTCAATATTGCGAAGAATTACATGAGGGATCTCTTCTACCAAAGGATCAATGTCTCTCGGGCTTGCAATATCAATAAGCAGAAGCTCGTTCGTACGTCCATCCATTATCTTCTCGACAATGTCCTTCTTCAGGACATAATGTGGAGCAGAAGTAGCACTTATCACCACATCAGCTGCAGAAACATATTTTTCAAGCTGGTCAAACATGACAGCTTCGCCACCAAGCTCTACTGCAAGATCCTTTGCTTTCTCGTAGGTACGATTTGCAATATAGATCACATTCATGTCCCTGTGTGCAAGAGCCCTTGTGACCAGAGTACCCATTTCCCCGGTACCAACTACAAGGATATTCTTGTCATTGAGACCATGCAGGATATCATCGGCAAGATCAACAGCTGCAGAAGCAATGGAAACCGCCCCCCTGTTGATGAAGGTCTCGGTACGTACCCTCTTGCCAACCTGAATAGCCTTGCTGAAAGCCGTATCCAGCACCTTACCTACAGTACCAGCCTTTTTTGCAACCAGGAACAGGTCTTTCATCTGACCCAGGATCTGAGCTTCTCCAATTATCATGGACTCAAGCCCGGAAGCAAGTCTGAGGAGGTGTCTTAAAGATTCATCATGGTCATAGAACTCCACGATATTTGCTGACACGCCCATCTCCTTGGCATAATGGAACAGAACACTGCTACCCTTTGAGGAAACAACATATATTTCCACACGATTGCATGTCTTAAGAACCGCACACTCATAGACAAGTTCATTTGAGTATAGCTGATTCAGGACGAGATCAAGGTCCCC is part of the Methanococcoides orientis genome and harbors:
- the hemC gene encoding hydroxymethylbilane synthase, with the translated sequence MILGTRGSALAIAQADLVTKMLEERGHELEREIIKTSGDVFTDRPLHEVAGVGAFVRELDDRMIEGEVDIAVHSMKDLPTVRPPELALAAVLKRDSPHDVLLTMDGSTLDDLPDGAVIGTSSMRRRAQLLRFRPDLNVQDLRGNINTRIKKLEDGLYDGILLAEAGLQRMGWEMDVHRLPPEMFCPSANQGTIVVVTRTGGEAENACSVLNHEISRIETEVERIVITDVEGGCVVPIGSFARVSEDGDEIHVLVEVLSLDGTNEVRIDEMIPMKNYREHAASIGRLLVEMGGKELVRDAVCQLSGCDDE
- the hemL gene encoding glutamate-1-semialdehyde 2,1-aminomutase — its product is MVTLDKSKDLFDKAKTLLPGGVSSPVRAIKPYPFYTESANGSRITDVDGNEYIDYCLAYGPKILGHANPVIRQAIIDQLDKGWLYGTPTQLEVTLAEKIASLYPSIDMLRFISTGTEATMSALRAARGFTRKNKFIKIEGGFHGAHDAVLVKAGSGATTHGEPDSLGIPADFTKNTLQVAYNDIEAMTEVIESNQDDMAAVIMEPVLGNIGPILPQGDYLKEVRKVTEENDVVLIFDEVITGFRLAMGGAQEYFGVTPDMTTLGKIVGGGLPIGVFGGKREIIDMISPSGPVYQAGTFSGSPASVAAGIAALDVLEKEKVHEKLEATGNMMRSNLSDIIADKGLDYNVGGIGSMFKVFFGDMPLNYQDVLKCDKEGYVQFFHNMLDSGVFLPPSQFETNFLSMAHTEEDIEKTLDAYATNLK
- the hemB gene encoding porphobilinogen synthase — translated: MFPHVRMRRLRSGKIRDLVRETELSANDLIYPMFVDETIDSTVDVSSMPGVQRLPLDKVVDDAKDAADLGIPAVVLFGIPEHKDETGTCSYGDEDIVQQAVRAIKEDLGKDMVVITDVCMCEYTSHGHCGVVDFETEEVLNDPTLDILGKIAASHANAGADIVAPSGMMDGMIGAIRTALDDDNFKNTPIMSYAAKYSSAFYGPFRDAADSGFQFGDRSAYQMDPANSDEAIREVELDILEGADMVMVKPALPYLDIIYRIKHEFKMPTAAYNVSGEYSMLKAAAEKGWLDEKQVMHESLLSIKRAGADMILTYFAKDLARMLK
- the hemA gene encoding glutamyl-tRNA reductase codes for the protein MTEISSMVITHAKATVEEMEDSWHGDLDLVLNQLYSNELVYECAVLKTCNRVEIYVVSSKGSSVLFHYAKEMGVSANIVEFYDHDESLRHLLRLASGLESMIIGEAQILGQMKDLFLVAKKAGTVGKVLDTAFSKAIQVGKRVRTETFINRGAVSIASAAVDLADDILHGLNDKNILVVGTGEMGTLVTRALAHRDMNVIYIANRTYEKAKDLAVELGGEAVMFDQLEKYVSAADVVISATSAPHYVLKKDIVEKIMDGRTNELLLIDIASPRDIDPLVEEIPHVILRNIDGLRVINEKNLQMRMVEAKKAEVIVEQEFELLQAQYKRQKADVIISKLYSNSYGLRETEMEHAINRLSAYHTIGDFERKVLVDLTRAITNKILAEPTKKLRNAAEYDDEEFLDSVSRLFDISPIKKSNDAKN